The following are encoded together in the Salvelinus alpinus chromosome 37, SLU_Salpinus.1, whole genome shotgun sequence genome:
- the ssbp1 gene encoding single-stranded DNA-binding protein, mitochondrial isoform X1 — MCLYASSLQVFRQLVRHQSTDTSLILERSINRVQLLGRVGQDPVMRQVEGRNPVTIFSMATNEMWRSGDVETSPAGDVSQKTTWHRVSIFKPGLRDVAYQYVKKGSRVLVEGKLDYGEYVDKNNVRRQATTIIADNIVFLSDNIRGRDQ, encoded by the exons ATGTGTCTTTATGCCTCTTCCCTGCAGGTTTTCAGACAGCTGGTTAGACACCAGTCTACAGACACCAGCCTGATCCTGGAGAGAT CGATTAACCGTGTCCAGCTGCTGGGCCGCGTGGGGCAGGACCCTGTCATGAGACAGGTGGAGGGACGGAACCCCGTCACCATCTTCTCCATGGCAACCAACGAGATGTGGCGCTCCGGGGACGTGGAGACGTCCCCCGCAGGAGATGTCAGCCAGAAGACGACGTGGCACCGTGTGTCCATCTTCAAGCCTGGTCTGAGGGATGTGGCCTACCAGTATGTCAAGAAAGG GTCGAGGGTTCTGGTGGAGGGGAAGTTGGATTACGGGGAGTACGTAGACAAGAACAACGTCAGACGCCAGGCTACCACCATCATTGCAG ACAACATTGTATTCTTAAGCGACAACATTCGAGGGCGGGATCAATGA
- the c37h12orf56 gene encoding uncharacterized protein C12orf56 homolog, whose amino-acid sequence MPMAMTGAGGLQCRRNSKLDSFLKRNTERGVYERIRAYEPCVVVSERVNKVFMHVVLSDERVYLAEYPPRTLTTAVDFRHIRDIELVNDLPEFLSGRDRERSQHIRVVYATAKPSGKKNGLLRGEPRVPPVPSPRQHWPISPSTEGVGGTLLSTRSEPPDRDGWNVSPVPTSRNREDEEEEEEEEEEEEEEEEVLRLKTTRSASCPNPETLGQRQGLRLTLPRPLPNPVSPALSLHSPSFSPSPPGDRTQMPPEAPLVPRRRGSVLARLLKRDRVVRERDGEKDEEEGGEREAELHLYAVSPTSRIYLHLQSSWNSYIIRSTLLLDPLYRRRCNVMLSTSPQKQAPISWERTAHLFRQLSGELLQEGISLESLYLLLQELRTAAHRSITLRKLFWRSNDMFPFLVPMLEDSLRSCQRPETNTADSLLLCTLIAQTLALMFRETEIEPARLNMLTAKQGALTARLLLALVCNPELQSQTQGSRRVSPDSRQGSPPHTELQGLLEEYLDAGCSLLFELVVLCQEVSRTPSPEHFLTVGWILRILQPHPSLLSFVGYQARQVVVVLSGSQAPLSPSQAVLLFQRCRVLLACLKYSSHLGQHLRTEYREEFRYYVKLPCVEAKLPPDYPISQPALRLVSQLLGLIIQKS is encoded by the exons ATGCCCATGGCCATGACGGGCGCGGGAGGCTTGCAGTGCAGGCGCAACAGTAAACTAGACTCATTTCTCAAGAGGAACACCGAGCGCGGGGTGTATGAGCGGATCCGCGCCTATGAACCGTGCGTGGTGGTCTCGGAGAGGGTGAACAAGGTGTTCATGCATGTCGTTCTCAGTGATGAGCGTGTGTATCTGGCTGAGTACCCCCCGCGCACCCTCACAACTGCGGTCGATTTCAGACACATCCGAGACATCGAGCTG GTCAATGATCTACCAGAGTTCCTCAGTGGCCGGGACCGGGAGCGCTCGCAGCACATTCGTGTGGTCTACGCCACTGCAAAGCCATCTGGGAAGAAAAATGGTCTGCTCAGAGGAGAACCTCGCGTTCCTCCCGTCCCCTCTCCTCGCCAACACTGGCCCATCTCCCCCTCCACGGAAG gTGTTGGTGGTACTCTCCTGTCGACCCGCTCAGAACCCCCAGATAGAGACGGGTGGAACGTCTCCCCTGTCCCCACGAG TAGGaacagggaggatgaggaggaggaggaggaggaggaggaggaggaggaggaggaggaggaggtactcCGGCTGAAGACCACACGCTCAGCCTCCTGCCCTAACCCTGAAACACTTGGTCAGAGACAGGGTCTAAGACTGACCTTGCCTCGCCCTCTACCCAATCCAGTTTCCCCagccctctccctccactctccctctttctctccctcccccccaggTGACCGGACCCAGATGCCCCCGGAGGCCCCTTTGGTGCCCAGGAGGAGAGGCTCGGTGCTGGCTCGCCTGCTGAAGAGAGATAGGGTggtcagagagagggatggagagaaagatgaagaggagggaggagagagagaggcagagctgcATCTGTACGCTGTGTCGCCTACGTCTCGGATCTACCTGCACCTGCAAAGCTCCTGGAACAGTTACATTATA AGGTCAACGTTGCTGTTGGACCCCCTCTACAGGAGGAGATGCAATGTCATGTTGAGCACTTCCCCACAGAAACAAGCCCCCATTAG TTGGGAGCGTACAGCCCACCTGTTCCGCCAGCTGAGTGGTGAGTTGCTTCAGGAGGGCATCAGTCTGGAGAGCCTCTATCTGCTCCTCCAAGAGCTCCGCACCGCAGCACACCGCAGCATCACCCTCAGGAAACTCTTCTGGAGG tccaaTGACATGTTTCCATTCCTGGTGCCGATGCTGGAAGACTCCCTCCGGAGCTGTCAGAGGCCGGAGACCAACACAGCAGACAGCCTGCT GCTGTGTACTCTGATCGCTCAGACCCTGGCCTTGatgttcagagagacagagatcgaGCCGGCTCGCCTCAACATGCTTACAGCCAAGCA AGGTGCCCTGACAGCTAGGCTGTTACTAGCGTTGGTGTGTAACCCCGAGCTCCAGAGCCAGACACAGGGATCGAGGAGAGTCTCCCCCGACTCAAGACAGGGCTCGCCGCCACATACAGAG CTGCAGGGCCTGTTAGAGGAGTACCTGGATGCAGGGTGCTCTCTGCTGTTTGAACTGGTGGTGCTCTGTCAGGAG GTCAGCCGAACTCCATCCCCAGAGCATTTTCTGACTGTCGGCTGGATCCTGAGAATACTGCAGCCTCATCCCTCTTTA CTGTCGTTCGTGGGGTACCAGGCTCGGCAGGTGGTAGTGGTCCTGTCTGGGTCCCAGGcccctctcagcccatcccaggCTGTTTTGTTGTTCCAGCGCTGTAGGGTTCTGCTTGCCTGCCTGAAGTACAGTTCTCACCTGGGCCAGCACCTCCGCACGGAGTACAGAGAGGAGTTCAG GTATTATGTGAAGCTGCCTTGTGTGGAGGCGAAGTTGCCCCCCGACTACCCCATCAGCCAGCCTGCTCTACGCCTCGTCTCTCAACTGCTGGGACTCATCATACAGAAGTCCtga
- the ssbp1 gene encoding single-stranded DNA-binding protein, mitochondrial isoform X2, producing MLRNRAAQVFRQLVRHQSTDTSLILERSINRVQLLGRVGQDPVMRQVEGRNPVTIFSMATNEMWRSGDVETSPAGDVSQKTTWHRVSIFKPGLRDVAYQYVKKGSRVLVEGKLDYGEYVDKNNVRRQATTIIADNIVFLSDNIRGRDQ from the exons ATGTTGAGAAACAGAGCAGCACAG GTTTTCAGACAGCTGGTTAGACACCAGTCTACAGACACCAGCCTGATCCTGGAGAGAT CGATTAACCGTGTCCAGCTGCTGGGCCGCGTGGGGCAGGACCCTGTCATGAGACAGGTGGAGGGACGGAACCCCGTCACCATCTTCTCCATGGCAACCAACGAGATGTGGCGCTCCGGGGACGTGGAGACGTCCCCCGCAGGAGATGTCAGCCAGAAGACGACGTGGCACCGTGTGTCCATCTTCAAGCCTGGTCTGAGGGATGTGGCCTACCAGTATGTCAAGAAAGG GTCGAGGGTTCTGGTGGAGGGGAAGTTGGATTACGGGGAGTACGTAGACAAGAACAACGTCAGACGCCAGGCTACCACCATCATTGCAG ACAACATTGTATTCTTAAGCGACAACATTCGAGGGCGGGATCAATGA